Within the Erpetoichthys calabaricus chromosome 1, fErpCal1.3, whole genome shotgun sequence genome, the region GCCCCGAACACACCCACGTTTATTAACAGCGAATTAGTTTGGTCTTTAAatttaatgtgattggacaacAATTGTCAACGTACTATTTCATGTTCACGtccatggttcacagttcacacccgccATTAATGTAACTACAGTTGAGCGAACGCGACTTTACGGAGATGGCAAGTTCAAATGGAACTTCAGACATCCAAGAAAATGTGGtgatttctttaatgaaatactcCTCCATATATCGTTCACTTGAGGAAATAAAGAGGATAAAAGAGCTTGGATTGGACtaacctgacttaagaattcagcagcaggctGGTGATAAAGGATGAGGTTACTCACGGACCTTTTCCGCTCTTGTTATGACGAATTgagttggctaactggatgtggtgtagtaatgccttttttgctttccctgtttccCGTTTCAAACTGTCGAAGCGTTATTGACAACTACGGGAGTACGAGACCTAAAACCTGAAAAATGCGAGCGGCATGAACATTGCGACAGTCATCTACagtagtgtttttcaaccagtgtgccacgGCACAGTGGTGCGCAGTGTGAGTTATACCTGTGGAAATAACAGCGTAGCGCTCTTGGGTCTGAACTGAGATGCACAGGTCtatctggagaagctggcatataAGCAGCTATCGCtgtgttgcagacacagcacttgaaGCCCTTCAGTCGCGTCtccaggctgctagagtccatctgccctaggtggtggatagtgggcatatgagttgcctctgaggcagagacgGGCGTGCACAGAGGTAAAacagcttggagatgccaccaaacTGCTCACTAAGTACAGTGTCTGTGAACACTGATCTCGGAGATGATTTTTACCTAATTCTAGAGTAGTCGCACCTCTTCGGGCAGTTGAGCAAGTGTACGAAATACAATGTGTTTGTGGATACAgtagttatgttttaagatgtggtcTGTGGATGTGAGTGTGAATTTGTACCCCGGGAAGGTAAATTTGGGAGATttgcataggactgggcagactggcagcaagtatAGTATAAAATTAAGAGTGGGAATGACTCTATGGGATGCAAGAATTGAGAAAAATTAGAGGACTAGTGATTGAATGATGaagatttatggaatacagtggaaatggccaaggactggaCACTCTATTAGCAGAGACAGAATAACATTTGGATTGGACTTATACTATAGGCGTGTTATAGGACAGACAGAAGTCCACGTTATTGAAAGATTATGGAGGTGGGGTTGcggacattatggtgtgggttttggcagaatggggaactaGGCAAGTTGACAGAAgattgggcaatttagagacaggtatAGTATGCaatttgggtggcaggtgcagctgttcctttccacatctatagggcaGGTTATGGGAAGAATTAGGGGACTATGGATGTCATGGACCGAGGTTTTGGAGCagagtagaaatgggaaagctggcatcagattgggcagcatagTGGAAAGGGTGTAACACATTTTAGCTTGAATTTGTCTCAATgagtctggtactggacaggccaagatatgcattgacactatgatgaggaaCATGAGAGCACatggaatgaccagatagatagatgtgaaaggcactataaaatagataaatgCTTCAGTTTGTACTCACAAAAAATGTGCCCCTGccaaatttttttcaccagctgccGCTGGGCTTATATGTTAATATGCCAATACAACAGTGCAAAAATAGACAAACATAATGCTATGGTGAAGACAATGTTTAAAATTGTtgcaacaacaaataaataagctTAATTAAGTCATTCAGGAGTTAGCCCCCTCTGCCAGCATTTGTCAAACCAGAGATGAATTAGAAAGAACTCTTTAAATGACAGTGACAGCTTCAAGGGAATGTTAAAACTGGACTAGCTCTGTTTATTTGACTGTCTCTGATTCCACCATAACCATGTTTGTGTTAAACAGCAAAATAAGCAGCAGCACACACTTATGATGTAAATGAGGTACTCCTTAGttgaaatattgaaatatcaCCATGACCAGCAATGAAAACATGTATATAttcagtaattttatttatttttttgaaaagtcgaATAGTTTATTTGAAAAGTACAttagagagagaaatagagattGAGCAAATGGAAGTACTccaaaaaagatttaaataaagaaatgtgtttaTTGTAGCTCATAAGTTACTGTTTTCATGTGACTGCTAGATACATGTTGCTACCGATCATTTGCAGTTGTTTTGGGTTCATTTTGGCcacattaacaaaagaaaaaaaaaaaaaagcatcctgTGTGACCTGGAAAAAGACCATACGTTTTCTGTTGTCCAGAGGTGTTTCAGAATTGTCCAGGCAGTGCTCCAGGTAATGTAACTGGACAAAACCTCTAAGTTCCTATagttaaagaagagaaaaagaaagtttGACCTACTCCTCGGAGAGACTGCTTCCTGCAGGACCTTGTGCTGGGCTCTCCGTCATACAAGTCACTAAAACCTTTGAACTCTGTTTTAATCCTGTGAGTACCCGCTTTGTCATACTTCTGTCTGAACTAAGAagctgttttaaacatttttccagACACCATGCTCCCACTTTTCACAAAGATTTGTTTAATTCTTTATACGCCACcatatgttaatatttatatgaaaCCATATGGTTGAATGTTTGATGTGTTGAatcatattatattttaaaaaactgagtattgatttatttttaagtaaaaataaagtaaaggaaATATATAAGGGATATAACTCGACTGGAAAACAAACATTGAAGTGATTTATATTTCCTATAACAAGCAACAgcaatgttttatacatgttgTATGTGGGTATAGCTCAACCTTTGATGAAATTGCAATATCATatgttcatgattttttttaacatatgttttcctgggttttttttttttgtttggcagaACAATTAGTGCTAGAGTGATTTTTATGTTTCCTTATCACTGTCCAAATCCTTCTTGTTAAGTCAATTAGTCTGTTTAAATTGTCCCTGGTTTTGTGTGTCTTGCAATGTACTTGTATCCAATAAGGAATAATTTCCTGCATTGTACTACTAGGAAAGACTGCAACACTTTGTAGCCTAAtatgtaaaaatgacaatttaaaaacatatacacacacagatatatacatatatatatatatatatatatatatatatatatatattcatatatagaaatcaaaaaattcagatggaGGTGGGGTTGCGGatattatggtgtgggttttggcagaatggggaactaGGCAAGTTGGCAGAAGATTgagcaatttagagacaggtatAGTATACAATTTCGGTGGCAGGTGCagctgttcctttccacatctatagggcaagttatgggaagaataagccAGACTCAAAAAAGGCCAAAAtgcaagaagcaaaaaaaaagacaattctgCAACTTTACCATGTTTTCGAATATTTTAATTGATACAAATTTTATTTATGATTTGCTACAAATTTTGTTAGCTTGATGGTGGACGTGATTTGTCCTAAACCACCATCTCTAGGGTTCTTCTCTGATTTAACAGCTTGAACTCAGATAAGACAAagctttcttctttctttgctaATATGTGGTCAATAAGTTTTGAATAACTTATTTTTTGGGGGGCATTAGTATATTAGCTTAGCACCAATGttcaagaataagggagatgtgcagagctgaAGTAACTACAGGTGTATAAAGTTCATCAGCCACaccatgaagatatgggaaaTAGTGATAAATGCTATGCTGAGAGAAGAGGTAGCAATctctgagcagcagtatggtttcatgccaagaaagagtactacatatgtgatgtttgctttaagagtgtTGGTGGAGAAGTACAAagaaggtcagaaggaactgCATTGTGCATTTGTGGACTTAGACAAAGCATATGGTAGGGTGCCAAGAAAGGAgttatggtactgtatgaggaagttggaagcagcagaaaagtatgtgagggtggtgcaggatatgtacgaggacaTTACAGTGAGGTTTGCGGTTGGAAAGACAGCTTGGCTCAAGGTAAGAGTGGGCTTGCATCAAGGATTGGCTTTGACCCCTTTCCTGTTTTCAATCGTGAATGACAGGTTGatagatgaggtcagacaggagtcttTGTGGACCAtgatttttgcagatgatattatgatctgtagtgagagtagacatCAGGTTGAggcaaacctggagaggtggaggtacgcACTGCCTAGAAGGGGAATGAGAGTCTGTAGGATTAAGACGGAGTACATGTGCATGAATGAGAGGAAAGGTGGTGGAAGACTGTGACTGCAAGGAGCAGAGATGGTGAAGGTAGACAAATATTAATAATTGGTTTCAAAAGTCCAAAGCATTGGAGACTGGGGCAGAGAggtagagtgcaggcagggtggactggttGGGGAAGATAGACAGAGGCTTTCAAGTTGTAGGTGTTTTCTTCCATCGCACACCGATGTCAAGCTTAAAGCAGTCAGTTTTCAAACAAAAGTGTAGCTGCAACTTTTCCAGTTTACCAAAATCAAGCAGttactgagttggcaaggtaggatccagcatgagtcaaatgtGTAACAAAAGAAATATCTCAGtcgaataaagtttgtttttaaaaaggtttagtgaaaattcaaaataaaacagttcacacaaaaatagagaaaaaggtattacacatgcaggataaaaggcaaaaaggaaaaaCTGTTTATTCTACAAACTTTCTAAACTTAAAGATTGTGCTATTTCTCTATTGCAAACTTACTTATATGCTTCTCATTAATACGTTGAGTATATTCTGTATGTACGGCACATTCAATATGGTCAATAAGATACATTATGGGATATGTTACGATTTGTGAACTGTTTGCCTTCCATGCCTTAcgaactgcaaggcagatcataaactgggacCATTCTAAGTAATTAGAATATTCTATTTCAATTTAGCTTATGGGGGATATAATAGAATCTTGCACAGACTATGCATTAATATACAGGTATAAGTAAACATTTTAACTATGTCAGAAGTTGATGGGTGAAAATCTAAGCCAATTAAATTTGCTCTACACTGACTCAATAGACATAACTGTGAATTACAAATGTGTTgtgtaatatttaaagaaaaaaagcaatgtaCTAAAACTTAGTATTTTAGTTGCACATAActatttttagtgttttaaatTTGGAGTTAATGCTGTAAATCATAAAAAAGTGGAAACTTGCAGGTTTCTTCAAATAGCTGTGTGTCCCCTTCCTTAACAGTATTTTGTTcagttgcatttattttcttaatatttaattCCAGTGCAATGTGGCATAGTGGTGAAATTGTTTATACTGCCATTTCAGGTTTTGATTCCTGGCTGCTTGGTAATGATCCTTGAGCTTGCGTTTTCCTCCTTCATCTACACTGGTTTTCCCAAGAATTTAAAGTTTCCTCACATACATGAAAGATGGGCATATTAAGGCAAAACTGGTGGCTCAGAATTATCAAGGAGTAAGTGATTGTGGCCAGTGATGGACTGGTCGTCCTTCtatggttgcttcctgcctttcaTCAATAATGCCAAAAAAGACTTTCATTCCATTTCACCTTGTAATTGAAGAAGCAAATtcaaaaaatggatggctggGTAGGGAACTGACAcgtttataattatttaatatggcAAATAGTATACAGCAATGTGTTCTTCAGAACAGTGGCAAAATTGCCTtctagtaatttatttttatcaatgaaGATCTTTCAAATTCTCTTTTCAGAATATGCAGTcatgtttttatatatagttCATTTGTACTtatttgatacattttaaaactagaatatttcaaagtaaataagaaaatttatctattcattttcaaacctgttttttCCAGTTATGGCTCTTCAAGAGAAGCTGATCCCAGTAGCTGGCAGCAAGAAGAAATCCTAGACACGGTGTCAATACATCACAGGGTGCAGTCATGCACTGACCAGCACTCACTCACACCAGGTCAATTTAGTTGCCAGATACTACAAGATATTATTGATTAATCTCAAGCTGTGGTCTAGACTCTAGTTTACCACAATGATTAAGggtcatataaaaatatattggttGCTGTCACTTTTAATGAGGATTATTCATGACTCTTTAAGCAGTAAAGTGGCCCAAAGCTATTTAACCCATTAACATTCTAAGCCAGTTGGAACCaatttatgtaattaaaaaaacatttgatcatTGCACCATTTTTTAACCACACTGGTTTCCTGCTTTGTTATGCCCTAGGAATGTTCATTAGCCTGTAGGAAGATGTTAGACTTGAAAAAATCAATGAGATAACTAAATGCAAACTTTCATATAAATAATTTACTAATGGTTTATACTTCTGTTTCAGTTCACAGTCATTTAACACCGCCCAGCCGGAATGGAACATAACCTCAtaatttgttacaaaaatatattttaaaagttttatattcaGCCTTGGAATAGTATAATGTATTTATCTTTAAAAATgcattgtataaaaatatttactcaTCAATTCAATATTAAAGGATGTATTGTACCaaagaaaatgcattattacaataattatttaaacCCACTAATTGTTACTGCGTTGTTCCTTCAACATAAGAGGTTATGGTAAGTTAAAGTTACGGAGGCTGTTTGCATTATAGCAGCACTGCAAACCACAAATGTATTCCTTTGTAAAATAGTACATCCATACAAGTCAGAGCAGGCTGTTGTACTCAGTGCTGACCAATATATAAATAGAAAGTGTAACATCATTAAAATAAAGACCGCTCTTAAATAACTTAATAATTTAAATAGTGTCTATTACATTCATTAATGATCAGCATTTTCCTAATTCATGAAAGTTGATGAACAGTTTATGAAGGTACTTCTGAAGTCTGTCCAAAGCCACATTTCCAATAGTGATGTGGAACATGGAATTATTCTGCAGAAAGTTCTGTAGGTTGCTAGTGTTCCTTGGTTCAGGTAGTTCACAGTTAATTGACCTTGCTAGTGCCTTAATTATGACCTGAATGTTAAAAAGATCGGCTAGAATTTGGTCCACATTGTTCATTGGCAGCTTAGAAAGAATCAGATGAAATATGTCCAGGGTTTCATCCACAGATCTTAATCCATCCAGTGGTGGGGAAGCTGGGATAACATCTAAGCCGCTAATGATGATGTTTGGAGATACCTTAAGctggtgaacaaaaaaaaaaaaaaacaacagaattgcATTATATTGATGCTTTTctggacatgcaaataagaatctcAGTGTACTCTGTATATTTTCCTGTCTGTAAAATGAGACATCAGAGTGACTGGAAACCTTAGGAATAATTGGTTATCAATTTTGCTACTACTATATACCAtgcattattgtatttttttattttgaaattatttcttgAATGTTTCCCAGTTTAAAGCCTTTCTGCGGCAGCTTTATGAAGATAATTTAATTCTTAATTTATGCTAATGATCTACAGTTACAATATATGTAGGAACAATATTTCCTTTCAGCAACAAATTCtgaccactgacagactgaggagatcattcctcccccaaactattcgactcttcaattccacccttggggggtaaacgttaacattattcaaagttattgtctgtttttacctgcatttttattactctttaatttaatatttttttttgcatcagtatgctgctgctggagtatgtaaatttccccttgggattaataaagtatctatctatctatctatctatctatctatctatctatctatctatctatctatctatctatctatctatctatctatctatctatctatctatctatctatctatctatctatctatctatctatctatctatctatctatctatttgtacattttttaaagcacACAAACAGGAACTACAAAGTTTGAAGTGTTTATCGGAACTTAGTGGTTAATAAACTAAAAGATTTGGCATTAGTTTGGTAAAATAACCTTTGGTTCACATTAGGAAGGTGTTATTTCTATGACTTTTGTCATCTTCTTTGGAAGACCTGTTTAATTTAGATGTTACACACAAGCCATCTCGATTGACATTGACTAGTAGTATAATGTGATATAATGCAAAGCTGAGAGTATTGACCCATGAAGTATAAAATGTGCACATGAAAAGTGGTTTAGAAGTTAAACAATAGATggcttaaaatgtttttaaaagtaatcCAAATCAGGAATAACATATTGATGCTTTCAATCTAGAAATTATAATCAGtatgaaagaaaattaacttTACAGTGTTGAGGCTGGGCTGGACTATTAGGAGCTTTTCATGTGTTTAGTTAATAATTATCAAGTCATATTAATATGTTTAGAATTATGATTATAATACACATTAGATTCTAAAGGTAGACTttgttaccccccccccccccccagaactccgtatttagtattgtattctttCTATTTGCTACCTTTAAAATATACCATTCAAAAACATTATGTACAGTTTCACTCATTGGAGATAGCATTTAGCTGTATCTATACATTATTTCTAATGACGCATCTATTGTGGTTTTTAACAAATATCTGTATGGATTGAAATATTATAGGAGTGATGACATCTTCTGCTTAAACAAGGGTAAAAACTAAATTCCTTTAGTTTGTGAAAATACAACACATAGTAAGAAATTGTGATTACTAAATGTAGAAAAACTACCACCCAGAACTGAATTAAGATGTTAGAGAATGTTATTTAAGAGCATAAATATTACTTTTTCTAAATCGGCATGCTTTTGAAAGTAATCTGTTCTTTAACACTCTGAATATGCTACCATTCAAGACCTGCGTTTTCCTTCTAAGACATATAGGAAAATTAAGACATTCTCTCACCATGCAGGTCACAGAAAAGTGTACATATTTATTCTAAGATGAATTTTGTGTATATTAAGCCTGCAAGAATAACGACTAGAAAGTACAGCTATATAACTTACATTTCTACACTGACTTCCATTTAAGTTTAGGGCCACTTAAATTGCCCTTTTAAACATTAAAAGCTATAAATTACCCCCTCTCGATTTAATTAACTTTGTGTACAGTAAGTTAGAAGATGAACATCTTCTAAAAATTGTAAGAGTAAATAAATTACTTTGTGAGGTGTAAGTTTAACTTACTGGGcccaataacactgaataatctGTCTTTTACTGTAAAAGATGCTGAATCAGTCTTTGCATCTAAACGATTAGCTTAATGTACTGTTACTAAACATACTAGCTTATCGTTCATTGCagatttgcatatttttgtttaattattttaaggaAATAAAGCTTAACAATTACTACCAAGTACAAATGACCCAAAAGAAAGGGATCTGTTGCACTATTTGACTTCTTCTCAGTATCTTATTGTGACCAGGCAATTTTTCCTGTTTGTGAAAGGAGACATCAAAGTGATTGGAAACCTTAGGAATAATTGGATATCAGCACAGAAATAAACCATGAAGTTTTTAATACATCTGCACAGTTTGTGCAGTTATGGCCTTTAGGTGCTGTCACACAAGTCTTGACCAGTAAACAGAAGCTAGCTGATGGAGGTTAGCAGAACTGGGGATATACATGGACTATGACTATAGCTTTACAAGGATCATAAACTAACCCGAATTAAGAATTTACATGCAGCAATTTTCTTGCctgcaacaccccccccccctttttttttggtTGGAAAAGCATAATGTAGTTTGGCGTACCATGGAGAACATCCTCGACTAATTTGTGTTTGTTctgtttaataaatgaaaaaaagaagtgTTCATCTCCTTTAAGCTCTTATCATGGAAACCGTATTGAAAAAGGATGgatt harbors:
- the lepa gene encoding leptin a, translated to MKYSVNPLCFCSWVLLSVCHSIPVLDDKVKNDAKLLVQTTIIRIQKHTSELKVSPNIIISGLDVIPASPPLDGLRSVDETLDIFHLILSKLPMNNVDQILADLFNIQVIIKALARSINCELPEPRNTSNLQNFLQNNSMFHITIGNVALDRLQKYLHKLFINFHELGKC